From one Malus sylvestris chromosome 1, drMalSylv7.2, whole genome shotgun sequence genomic stretch:
- the LOC126626141 gene encoding uncharacterized protein LOC126626141 isoform X2, whose product MVSSKFLKEFGKHSRGGKVHISGESGACNVCSAPCSSCMHPNRSFMGSKADEFSDETCRVNAASQYSINVGDTSSSFKRKACDSLQHTTSETSNLLSVNSSHDSLSENAESKATLRSSDTSENAVEVHDDNISCISRANDANLAVNNHNRNVEWKNLSCSLASAGSIGTEESGKAHKSTLSEMVKPADSGDSKKKGKLPEFFGHADSSFKNESDIFAGQKLVSYKSLGVPTKLCPKIEVESNGQDPKDEASKCLDHGEKDVMSNELVEVADMQPLQSASGDDSDESDIVEHDVKVCDICGDAGREDMLAMCSRCIDGAEHIYCMRKMLRRVPKGPWLCEECKFTEETDNQKQGSDIEVKRREKAIMSTQFSNKRLAENIEVAPSAKRQGLEMRVGSPKPSSPKRMGALSRESSFKSIDKDRLRPAYQTSQGTNNISETARSPSNGIGAKGTFSKSNSFNTLNSKPKVKHVDEVVPQKQKGFKEHASLDMKERVVPRIMGKSVSFKSASSGRSNVSESKVKMLSSKFSHVPDLKALKQAKERSVVERKFLSKLDRPMANFTTANSTVSTPKSDLASRGETSLLSSVSNREPKVALPDGKLSTSKSSVTRKGFDTQITSGGGSSMNGMSSSASEQKLYHFSFKDESLSSSVTVEKSHCNVDGTSEDVLPQSGEMIDQDDKARESSVRCTPAVVASPKCKEIGINAEFGRPVISQASGTDASALRGSREEMQRGNRLKDAIHAAFVRKSEIYRKKRVFDQSDESSTPNMDSSYEVAAQEQSPDGPAILGTSTSDSYKNATVNNLKQLTVQPIDSGFPSKVAYSVSVVPGKPTVKDLHNHASGAMSVLVKTTAIPEYEYIWQGSFEVQRGGNFMDLCGGVQAHLSTCASPKVPEVVNKFPHKVSLNEVPRLSVWPSQFHQSGAKEDNIALYFFAKDLDSYERHYNSLLDAMVKNDLALKGNFDGVELLIFPSNQLPEKSQRWNMLFFLWGVFRTMRVHCLDFTKTCVPSLSNSFQKAPTDGMTLSENICIPKHIDESSPSDRSCDVPSASNASLHMGPTVSKDCENKDTYPEEVRLGSKVNSAVQDCRVDSNTTNNAGLSEGVEYITPCLQESCLRESRVGKEIKSSIPTTGSNSSNKGEKREVHWVTSVDREDTDSLEIRPVSSRELAVSRSVGDERFPDGKKRVGIAGGVEEVILDGVRMDKADFKQERELRRDYGYKESEAALVRDLTARVNSCQPSDRKHPDIPISERTTSAATTHEMPWNEVNITQMDVEIDRKKPKIGSSGFDGCNTPRGTDAVVEDRRCFEACEEKVIPEDLGNTERYFFPLDSRHVQHFGPVGNSVPWKDFSSGYVDKTREGFPSLELALGGETKPQNKGMLPFFVGLADEKGNNQDKPLEAAVVDEKDDDVSASLSLSLSFPFPDKEQPGKPVSKPEHLVPERHHVNTSLLLFGRLPDK is encoded by the exons ATG GTGTCGTCTAAATTTTTAAAAGAGTTTGGTAAGCATTCCAGAGGTGGGAAGGTTCATATTAGTGGCGAGTCTGGGGCTTGCAACGTGTGCTCTGCTCCCTGTTCATCTTGTATGCATCCTAATAGATCTTTTATGGGGTCAAAGGCTGATGAATTTTCTGATGAAACCTGTCGTGTTAATGCGGCTAGTCAATATTCTATCAATGTGGGAGATACTTCATCTTCTTTTAAGAGAAAAGCATGTGACAGTTTACAACATACCACCAGCGAGACAAGTAACCTGCTTAGCGTTAATTCAAGTCACGATTCTTTGTCTGAAAATGCTGAAAGCAAAGCAACCTTGAGGTCTTCTGATACATCCGAAAATGCTGTTGAAGTCCATGATGATAACATTTCATGTATAAGCAGAGCCAATGATGCAAATCTGGCAGTCAATAACCATAACAGGAACGTAGAATGGAAGAATTTGTCTTGTAGTTTAGCTTCAGCTGGTAGTATAGGGACAGAAGAATCTGGAAAGGCACATAAGTCAACCTTGTCAGAGATGGTAAAACCTGCAGATTCTGGTGATAGCAAAAAAAAG GGAAAACTGCCAGAATTTTTTGGACATGCTGATTCATCATTTAAGAATGAGTCAGATATTTTTGCTGGCCAGAAATTGGTTTCTTATAAAAGTTTAGGGGTCCCTACAAAATTGTGTCCAAAGATAGAAGTAGAGAGTAATGGACAAGACCCAAAAGATGAAGCGTCAAAATGTTTGGATCATGGTGAGAAAGATGTTATGTCGAATGAGTTGGTCGAAGTAGCTGACATGCAGCCCTTGCAATCTGCATCTGGGGATGACAGTGATGAATCAGACATTGTGGAGCATGAT GTAAAAGTATGTGATATTTGTGGGGATGCAGGTCGAGAAGATATGCTTGCCATGTGTAGTAGGTGCATCGATGGTGCAGAACACAT CTATTGTATGCGAAAAATGCTTCGGAGAGTTCCTAAAGGTCCATGGCTGTGTGAGGAATGCAAGTTTACCGAGGAAACTGACAACCAGAAGCAAG GTTCAGATATCGAGGTGAAAAGAAGGGAGAAAGCGATTATGAGTACACAATTCTCTAATAAGAGACTTGCAGAAAACATAGAAGTGGCTCCTTCTGCGAAAAGGCAGGGTCTTGAAATGCGGGTGGGATCACCAAAGCCATCTAGCCCTAAGAGAATGGGTGCTCTATCACGCGAGTCTTCATTCAAAAGCATAGATAAGGATAGGTTGAGGCCAGCTTATCAGACTTCTCAGGGTACTAATAATATATCAGAAACTGCACGTTCTCCTTCAAATGGCATAGGGGCCAAGG GTACATTTTCAAAGTCAAATTCGTTCAACACGTTAAATTCTAAACCAAAAGTTAAACATGTAGATGAAGTTGTTCCTCAAAAGCAAAAGGGTTTTAAAGAACATGCTTCCCTTGATATGAAGGAGAGGGTGGTGCCCAGAATTATGGGCAAGTCTGTGTCTTTCAAATCTGCTAGCTCAGGGCGTTCGAATGTTTCTGAATCAAAAGTTAAAATGCTCTCATCAAAGTTTAGCCATGTTCCAGATCTTAAAGCATTGAAACAGGCAAAAGAGCGGAGTGTTGTTGAAAGAAAATTTTTGTCCAAACTAGACCGTCCCATGGCTAATTTTACAACAGCTAATTCTACTGTCTCAACTCCTAAGAGTGACCTAGCATCTCGTGGTGAAACTAGTTTGCTTTCATCTGTGAGCAATCGAGAGCCAAAGGTTGCACTACCTGATGGAAAATTAAGTACATCAAAATCTAGTGTAACTCGTAAAGGTTTTGACACTCAAATTACTTCAG GTGGAGGTTCATCTATGAATGGAATGTCTAGTTCTGCTTCTGAACAAAAGTTATACCATTTTAGCTTTAAGGATGAATCCTTATCCAGCTCGGTGACTGTTGAGAAATCACACTGTAATGTAGATGGAACATCAGAAGATGTGTTACCACAATCAGGGGAAATGATAGATCAGGATGATAAAGCCAGGGAGAGCTCTGTTCGCTGTACGCCTGCTGTTGTAGCTAGTCCAAAATGTAAAGAGATAGGAATTAACGCGGAATTTGGTAGACCTGTAATTTCACAAGCTTCTGGTACTGATGCTTCTGCTCTGAGAGGTTCTAGGGAGGAGATGCAGAGAGGTAATAGGTTGAAAGATGCTATTCATGCAGCTTTTGTTAGAAAGTCTGAAATATACAGAAAGAAAAGAGTATTCGATCAGTCTGACGAGTCTTCAACGCCAAACATGGACTCAAGTTATGAAGTAGCTGCTCAAGAGCAATCACCTGACGGACCTGCAATCCTTGGGACTTCTACTTCTGACTCTTACAAGAATGCAACTGTCAATAATTTAAAGCAGCTTACAGTGCAGCCCATTGATTCTGGGTTCCCTTCCAAAGTGGCATACTCTGTTTCTGTTGTTCCTGGCAAGCCTACAGTGAAGGATTTGCATAATCATGCTTCAGGGGCAATGTCTGTTCTTGTGAAGACAACAGCCATTCCAGAATATGAATACATTTGGCA GGGGAGTTTTGAAGTGCAGAGAGGTGGAAATTTTATGGATTTATGTGGTGGAGTTCAAGCTCACTTGTCGACTTGTGCATCACCAAAGGTCCCTGAAGTGGTAAACAAATTTCCGCACAAAGTTTCTCTGAATGAAGTTCCTCGCCTGAGTGTATGGCCATCACAGTTCCATCAAAGTGGTGCTAAAGAAGATAATATTGCACTTTATttctttgccaaagatcttgaTAG TTACGAAAGACACTACAACAGCCTGTTGGATGCTATGGTCAAGAATGATCTAGCCCTCAAAGGGAATTTTGATGGTGTTGAACTTCTGATATTTCCATCCAATCAGCTTCCTGAGAAATCACAAC GTTGGAATATGCTATTTTTCCTTTGGGGTGTGTTCAGGACAATGAGGGTGCATTGTTTAGATTTTACCAAGACATGTGTTCCTAGCTTGAGCAACTCATTTCAGAAAGCTCCTACTGATGGCATGACATTGTCCGAGAACATATGTATACCTAAGCATATAGATGAATCTTCTCCTTCTGACAGATCTTGTGATGTTCCCTCTGCTTCCAATGCCTCTCTGCATATGGGCCCCACAGTTAGCAAGGATTGTGAGAACAAAGATACTTACCCTGAAGAAGTGCGTTTAGGTTCAAAAGTGAACTCGGCAGTACAGGATTGTAGGGTTGATTCCAACACAACAAACAATGCTGGCTTGTCTGAAGGAGTTGAATACATTACTCCTTGCCTG CAGGAAAGTTGTCTTCGAGAGAGCAGAGTTGGTAAAGAAATTAAGTCTTCTATTCCAACAACTGGGTCAAATAGCTCTAACAAAGGTGAGAAGAGGGAAGTGCATTGGGTCACTTCTGTTGATAGGGAAGATACTGATTCTCTGGAGATTCGTCCTGTTTCCAGTCGAGAGTTAGCCGTTTCTAGGAGTGTTGGGGATGAGAGATTTCCAGATGGAAAGAAAAGGGTTGGTATCGCAGGAGGGGTTGAGGAGGTGATTCTGGATGGAGTGAGGATGGATAAAGCTGATTTTAAACAAGAGAGGGAATTGAGGAGAGATTATGGATATAAGGAATCAGAAGCAGCCTTGGTGAGAGACTTGACAGCCAGAGTCAACTCTTGTCAGCCTAGTGATAGAAAACACCCAGACATACCTATTTCAGAGAGAACAACTTCTGCAGCCACAACTCATGAAATGCCGTGGAATGAGGTGAATATCACACAGATGGATGTCGAGATTGATAGGAAGAAGCCAAAAATTGGTTCAAGTGGATTTGATGGCTGTAATACTCCTAGAGGTACAGACGCTGTGGTTGAGGACAGGAGATGCTTTGAAGCCTGTGAGGAGAAAGTTATTCCAGAGGACTTGGGAAATACTGAAAGGTACTTCTTTCCTTTGGATTCACGGCATGTTCAGCATTTTGGGCCAGTTGGCAACTCGGTGCCATGGAAAGATTTCTCATCAGGGTATGTGGATAAGACTCGCGAAGGGTTCCCAAGTCTCGAGCTGGCTCTAGGGGGAGAAACAAAACCACAAAATAAGGGAATGCTGCCCTTCTTTGTCGGGTTAGCAGACGAGAAAGGTAACAACCAAGATAAGCCTTTAGAAGCAGCGGTGGTGGATGAGAAAGATGATGATGTGTCTGCGtcactttccctttccctttcattCCCATTCCCAGACAAGGAACAACCTGGGAAACCTGTTTCAAAACCGGAGCATCTTGTGCCTGAAAGACACCATGTGAATACATCACTGCTGCTCTTTGGGCGCTTGCCAGACAAATGA
- the LOC126626141 gene encoding uncharacterized protein LOC126626141 isoform X1, which yields MSLEFGEGVIACKGRPVDHDIQRTMVSSKFLKEFGKHSRGGKVHISGESGACNVCSAPCSSCMHPNRSFMGSKADEFSDETCRVNAASQYSINVGDTSSSFKRKACDSLQHTTSETSNLLSVNSSHDSLSENAESKATLRSSDTSENAVEVHDDNISCISRANDANLAVNNHNRNVEWKNLSCSLASAGSIGTEESGKAHKSTLSEMVKPADSGDSKKKGKLPEFFGHADSSFKNESDIFAGQKLVSYKSLGVPTKLCPKIEVESNGQDPKDEASKCLDHGEKDVMSNELVEVADMQPLQSASGDDSDESDIVEHDVKVCDICGDAGREDMLAMCSRCIDGAEHIYCMRKMLRRVPKGPWLCEECKFTEETDNQKQGSDIEVKRREKAIMSTQFSNKRLAENIEVAPSAKRQGLEMRVGSPKPSSPKRMGALSRESSFKSIDKDRLRPAYQTSQGTNNISETARSPSNGIGAKGTFSKSNSFNTLNSKPKVKHVDEVVPQKQKGFKEHASLDMKERVVPRIMGKSVSFKSASSGRSNVSESKVKMLSSKFSHVPDLKALKQAKERSVVERKFLSKLDRPMANFTTANSTVSTPKSDLASRGETSLLSSVSNREPKVALPDGKLSTSKSSVTRKGFDTQITSGGGSSMNGMSSSASEQKLYHFSFKDESLSSSVTVEKSHCNVDGTSEDVLPQSGEMIDQDDKARESSVRCTPAVVASPKCKEIGINAEFGRPVISQASGTDASALRGSREEMQRGNRLKDAIHAAFVRKSEIYRKKRVFDQSDESSTPNMDSSYEVAAQEQSPDGPAILGTSTSDSYKNATVNNLKQLTVQPIDSGFPSKVAYSVSVVPGKPTVKDLHNHASGAMSVLVKTTAIPEYEYIWQGSFEVQRGGNFMDLCGGVQAHLSTCASPKVPEVVNKFPHKVSLNEVPRLSVWPSQFHQSGAKEDNIALYFFAKDLDSYERHYNSLLDAMVKNDLALKGNFDGVELLIFPSNQLPEKSQRWNMLFFLWGVFRTMRVHCLDFTKTCVPSLSNSFQKAPTDGMTLSENICIPKHIDESSPSDRSCDVPSASNASLHMGPTVSKDCENKDTYPEEVRLGSKVNSAVQDCRVDSNTTNNAGLSEGVEYITPCLQESCLRESRVGKEIKSSIPTTGSNSSNKGEKREVHWVTSVDREDTDSLEIRPVSSRELAVSRSVGDERFPDGKKRVGIAGGVEEVILDGVRMDKADFKQERELRRDYGYKESEAALVRDLTARVNSCQPSDRKHPDIPISERTTSAATTHEMPWNEVNITQMDVEIDRKKPKIGSSGFDGCNTPRGTDAVVEDRRCFEACEEKVIPEDLGNTERYFFPLDSRHVQHFGPVGNSVPWKDFSSGYVDKTREGFPSLELALGGETKPQNKGMLPFFVGLADEKGNNQDKPLEAAVVDEKDDDVSASLSLSLSFPFPDKEQPGKPVSKPEHLVPERHHVNTSLLLFGRLPDK from the exons atgag TTTGGAGTTTGGAGAGGGAGTGATCGCATGCAAGGGCCGGCCTGTTGATCATGATATTCAGAGGACTATG GTGTCGTCTAAATTTTTAAAAGAGTTTGGTAAGCATTCCAGAGGTGGGAAGGTTCATATTAGTGGCGAGTCTGGGGCTTGCAACGTGTGCTCTGCTCCCTGTTCATCTTGTATGCATCCTAATAGATCTTTTATGGGGTCAAAGGCTGATGAATTTTCTGATGAAACCTGTCGTGTTAATGCGGCTAGTCAATATTCTATCAATGTGGGAGATACTTCATCTTCTTTTAAGAGAAAAGCATGTGACAGTTTACAACATACCACCAGCGAGACAAGTAACCTGCTTAGCGTTAATTCAAGTCACGATTCTTTGTCTGAAAATGCTGAAAGCAAAGCAACCTTGAGGTCTTCTGATACATCCGAAAATGCTGTTGAAGTCCATGATGATAACATTTCATGTATAAGCAGAGCCAATGATGCAAATCTGGCAGTCAATAACCATAACAGGAACGTAGAATGGAAGAATTTGTCTTGTAGTTTAGCTTCAGCTGGTAGTATAGGGACAGAAGAATCTGGAAAGGCACATAAGTCAACCTTGTCAGAGATGGTAAAACCTGCAGATTCTGGTGATAGCAAAAAAAAG GGAAAACTGCCAGAATTTTTTGGACATGCTGATTCATCATTTAAGAATGAGTCAGATATTTTTGCTGGCCAGAAATTGGTTTCTTATAAAAGTTTAGGGGTCCCTACAAAATTGTGTCCAAAGATAGAAGTAGAGAGTAATGGACAAGACCCAAAAGATGAAGCGTCAAAATGTTTGGATCATGGTGAGAAAGATGTTATGTCGAATGAGTTGGTCGAAGTAGCTGACATGCAGCCCTTGCAATCTGCATCTGGGGATGACAGTGATGAATCAGACATTGTGGAGCATGAT GTAAAAGTATGTGATATTTGTGGGGATGCAGGTCGAGAAGATATGCTTGCCATGTGTAGTAGGTGCATCGATGGTGCAGAACACAT CTATTGTATGCGAAAAATGCTTCGGAGAGTTCCTAAAGGTCCATGGCTGTGTGAGGAATGCAAGTTTACCGAGGAAACTGACAACCAGAAGCAAG GTTCAGATATCGAGGTGAAAAGAAGGGAGAAAGCGATTATGAGTACACAATTCTCTAATAAGAGACTTGCAGAAAACATAGAAGTGGCTCCTTCTGCGAAAAGGCAGGGTCTTGAAATGCGGGTGGGATCACCAAAGCCATCTAGCCCTAAGAGAATGGGTGCTCTATCACGCGAGTCTTCATTCAAAAGCATAGATAAGGATAGGTTGAGGCCAGCTTATCAGACTTCTCAGGGTACTAATAATATATCAGAAACTGCACGTTCTCCTTCAAATGGCATAGGGGCCAAGG GTACATTTTCAAAGTCAAATTCGTTCAACACGTTAAATTCTAAACCAAAAGTTAAACATGTAGATGAAGTTGTTCCTCAAAAGCAAAAGGGTTTTAAAGAACATGCTTCCCTTGATATGAAGGAGAGGGTGGTGCCCAGAATTATGGGCAAGTCTGTGTCTTTCAAATCTGCTAGCTCAGGGCGTTCGAATGTTTCTGAATCAAAAGTTAAAATGCTCTCATCAAAGTTTAGCCATGTTCCAGATCTTAAAGCATTGAAACAGGCAAAAGAGCGGAGTGTTGTTGAAAGAAAATTTTTGTCCAAACTAGACCGTCCCATGGCTAATTTTACAACAGCTAATTCTACTGTCTCAACTCCTAAGAGTGACCTAGCATCTCGTGGTGAAACTAGTTTGCTTTCATCTGTGAGCAATCGAGAGCCAAAGGTTGCACTACCTGATGGAAAATTAAGTACATCAAAATCTAGTGTAACTCGTAAAGGTTTTGACACTCAAATTACTTCAG GTGGAGGTTCATCTATGAATGGAATGTCTAGTTCTGCTTCTGAACAAAAGTTATACCATTTTAGCTTTAAGGATGAATCCTTATCCAGCTCGGTGACTGTTGAGAAATCACACTGTAATGTAGATGGAACATCAGAAGATGTGTTACCACAATCAGGGGAAATGATAGATCAGGATGATAAAGCCAGGGAGAGCTCTGTTCGCTGTACGCCTGCTGTTGTAGCTAGTCCAAAATGTAAAGAGATAGGAATTAACGCGGAATTTGGTAGACCTGTAATTTCACAAGCTTCTGGTACTGATGCTTCTGCTCTGAGAGGTTCTAGGGAGGAGATGCAGAGAGGTAATAGGTTGAAAGATGCTATTCATGCAGCTTTTGTTAGAAAGTCTGAAATATACAGAAAGAAAAGAGTATTCGATCAGTCTGACGAGTCTTCAACGCCAAACATGGACTCAAGTTATGAAGTAGCTGCTCAAGAGCAATCACCTGACGGACCTGCAATCCTTGGGACTTCTACTTCTGACTCTTACAAGAATGCAACTGTCAATAATTTAAAGCAGCTTACAGTGCAGCCCATTGATTCTGGGTTCCCTTCCAAAGTGGCATACTCTGTTTCTGTTGTTCCTGGCAAGCCTACAGTGAAGGATTTGCATAATCATGCTTCAGGGGCAATGTCTGTTCTTGTGAAGACAACAGCCATTCCAGAATATGAATACATTTGGCA GGGGAGTTTTGAAGTGCAGAGAGGTGGAAATTTTATGGATTTATGTGGTGGAGTTCAAGCTCACTTGTCGACTTGTGCATCACCAAAGGTCCCTGAAGTGGTAAACAAATTTCCGCACAAAGTTTCTCTGAATGAAGTTCCTCGCCTGAGTGTATGGCCATCACAGTTCCATCAAAGTGGTGCTAAAGAAGATAATATTGCACTTTATttctttgccaaagatcttgaTAG TTACGAAAGACACTACAACAGCCTGTTGGATGCTATGGTCAAGAATGATCTAGCCCTCAAAGGGAATTTTGATGGTGTTGAACTTCTGATATTTCCATCCAATCAGCTTCCTGAGAAATCACAAC GTTGGAATATGCTATTTTTCCTTTGGGGTGTGTTCAGGACAATGAGGGTGCATTGTTTAGATTTTACCAAGACATGTGTTCCTAGCTTGAGCAACTCATTTCAGAAAGCTCCTACTGATGGCATGACATTGTCCGAGAACATATGTATACCTAAGCATATAGATGAATCTTCTCCTTCTGACAGATCTTGTGATGTTCCCTCTGCTTCCAATGCCTCTCTGCATATGGGCCCCACAGTTAGCAAGGATTGTGAGAACAAAGATACTTACCCTGAAGAAGTGCGTTTAGGTTCAAAAGTGAACTCGGCAGTACAGGATTGTAGGGTTGATTCCAACACAACAAACAATGCTGGCTTGTCTGAAGGAGTTGAATACATTACTCCTTGCCTG CAGGAAAGTTGTCTTCGAGAGAGCAGAGTTGGTAAAGAAATTAAGTCTTCTATTCCAACAACTGGGTCAAATAGCTCTAACAAAGGTGAGAAGAGGGAAGTGCATTGGGTCACTTCTGTTGATAGGGAAGATACTGATTCTCTGGAGATTCGTCCTGTTTCCAGTCGAGAGTTAGCCGTTTCTAGGAGTGTTGGGGATGAGAGATTTCCAGATGGAAAGAAAAGGGTTGGTATCGCAGGAGGGGTTGAGGAGGTGATTCTGGATGGAGTGAGGATGGATAAAGCTGATTTTAAACAAGAGAGGGAATTGAGGAGAGATTATGGATATAAGGAATCAGAAGCAGCCTTGGTGAGAGACTTGACAGCCAGAGTCAACTCTTGTCAGCCTAGTGATAGAAAACACCCAGACATACCTATTTCAGAGAGAACAACTTCTGCAGCCACAACTCATGAAATGCCGTGGAATGAGGTGAATATCACACAGATGGATGTCGAGATTGATAGGAAGAAGCCAAAAATTGGTTCAAGTGGATTTGATGGCTGTAATACTCCTAGAGGTACAGACGCTGTGGTTGAGGACAGGAGATGCTTTGAAGCCTGTGAGGAGAAAGTTATTCCAGAGGACTTGGGAAATACTGAAAGGTACTTCTTTCCTTTGGATTCACGGCATGTTCAGCATTTTGGGCCAGTTGGCAACTCGGTGCCATGGAAAGATTTCTCATCAGGGTATGTGGATAAGACTCGCGAAGGGTTCCCAAGTCTCGAGCTGGCTCTAGGGGGAGAAACAAAACCACAAAATAAGGGAATGCTGCCCTTCTTTGTCGGGTTAGCAGACGAGAAAGGTAACAACCAAGATAAGCCTTTAGAAGCAGCGGTGGTGGATGAGAAAGATGATGATGTGTCTGCGtcactttccctttccctttcattCCCATTCCCAGACAAGGAACAACCTGGGAAACCTGTTTCAAAACCGGAGCATCTTGTGCCTGAAAGACACCATGTGAATACATCACTGCTGCTCTTTGGGCGCTTGCCAGACAAATGA